TGATGAAGCTCTACCGCACCAGGGATACGGATCACATCTCGATTCCGTGAGCGTCGGTAGCAGACGGCGCGGCTGCCTGTCTCGGAAGCCGGAGCGTGAGCCATTCGCAAGACCGCGAGGCGGACGCACGCCCGAGGAGGCCGCTCCGCGAGGGGCGCGGTTCTGAAAGGGAAGCCTCACGTTTGCCCGCCGATTCTGCTGCGGGCCCATTGCGGCGGGTGCCCGCCGACCCTTTGTCGTCGCGGGTGTCGCGGGCGGCCTGTCGGCCGGTGCCCGACCGGCTCTGCGAAAACGGCGAAACGCTCCTCAACACCCGGTTCACCCCCTCCGCAGCCCATGTCGTGCCCCCGGATGGACGCGCGTACGTCGACGCTCGTACAATGCGCAGCACTTCATTACTGTCCGTCAGGCCATGCCGTCATGCACGATTGGATGCTTGAAGATTACCGTGCTTCCCGCCGACAGATGATCGATGAGCAGATACGTGGGCGGGGCATCGAAGATCCCCGCGTTCTCGCCGCCATGGAGGAGGTGCCGCGAGAGCTGTTCGTCCCGCCGGACAAACGAGATGCGGCGTTCTCCGACGCGGCATTGCCCATCGCCTGCGGTCAGACCATCTCGCAACCGTACATCGTCGCATACATGACGGTCTGTCTGGAGGTGGAGCCTCACCATCGCGTGCTCGAAGTCGGCACGGGCTCGGGCTACCAGACGGCGGTGCTGGCGAGGCTGGCCGGCGAGGTCTACACCATCGAACGCGTCGGGCCTCTCCTCTTGGCGGCCAAGTCGCTGCTGGACTCGCTTGGGGTGCGCAACGTCCACTATCTCCGGGGCGACGGCAGCCTCGGCTGGCCGGAGTTCGCGCCCTTTGACCGGATCATGGTGACGGCGGCGGCCCCACGCGTGCCAGAGGCGTTGGTGCGGCAACTGAGCGAGGGCGGGCGACTGGTCATACCGGTCGGCGGGCATTCGCAACAAACGCTGACGCAGGTCAGGATCGAGAACGGACGCGTGATCGAGACGCCCGGTCTGCCGGTCCGGTTTGTGAAACTGGTCGGCGATCAGGCATGGTCGACGAACACACCTCCGAGCGAGGAGGAATGAGACGCGATGAAGCAAGCACAAGCCTCGTACCGGCCGAGCTCGCAAGCACTCGGCGGCGTCCGTCGGTTCCTCTTCCCTGCGATGCTTTCGATTGCCTTCGGCTGTGCATCGACGGGCCGCGACGCTCTATCGGCGTGGCCCCTGCACGTGATCGACAACTCATCTGCCGGTGCCGACGGCGTTCGACTGGCGGACGTCAATGGTGACCGGCTTCCCGATGTCGCTGCCGCATGGGAGGAAGGCGGCCTGATCCGAGTCTACCTGCATCCCGGCACGCGGGCGGCCAGACGACCGTGGCCGGCGGTCACGGTGGGACAGGTGAGTTCGCCGGAGGACGCCGTTTTCGCCGACCTCGACGGCGACGGGGCCTTCGACGTGGTCAGTTGTTGCGAGGGCAAGGAGAAAACCGTCTTCCTTCATTGGGCACCCCGCGAGCGGTCGCGATACCTCGACCCAACGGCATGGAAGACAGAGGGCTTGCCGGCGTCCAAGGGCGTCTGCCAATGGATGTTCTGCCTGCCGATGCAGGTCGATGGGTGCAATGGCATCGACCTTGTGGTCGGCGGCAAGAACGATGGCGCCGGAATCGGCTGGTTCGAGGCCCCGAACGAAGCGCGCGATCTGAACGCCTGGAAGTGGCACCCCTTGTACGATGCGGGCTGGATCATGTCGCTGATCGCCGAAGACATGGATGGCGACGGCGACCTGGACATCGTGGCATCGGACCGCAAGGGAACTTCTCGCGGTTGCCTGTGGATCGAGAACCCAGGGCATGATCACGCCCGTCTCGGTCGGTGGCCGGTACATCGGATCGGGCTGGGCGATCGTGAGTACATGTTCCTGACTGTGGCGGACCTGGATGCCGACGGTCTTCGGGACGTCCTCGCGGCGACGGCCGGCGGTGAACTGGTGTACTATCGGCGAGCAGCGGCCGGGCCGCCGGAGTGGGAAAGCTACACAATCAGGTTGCCGGCCGATGCCGGAACGGGCAAGGGTGTGGGCATCGCGGACGTCGACGGCGACGGTCGGACCGACATCGTTTTCAGTTGTGAGCAATCAAGAGGCAAACGCGGCCTGATGTGGATGAAGTACGCCAACTCGCCTGCCGAGCAAAACTGGACCGCCTTTGACATCGCGGGTCTCAGTGGCACCAAGTTCGACCTTGTCCAACCGGTTGACCTGGACGGCGACGGCGACCTCGATGTCATGACCACCGAGGAGACCGAAAGGCTGGGCGTTATCTGGTACGAGAACCCGTTCTCGGGTTCCTGATGTTTTCGGCAAGCCGTCGACAACCGGTCTGTCAGCGCTTCTTGAGAGTCACGCCGACTCCCGCGCCTTCACTGTGAAGGAACAGCGTTTCCAGTTTCGGGTCGGTGGTAACGGCTTTGAGGTAGCCTGGGTCACCCTGGCCGGGCTTGATGTTGTGAGCGACGATCAACCCGCCGGGTCGAACGAGCGGCAGAAGCTTTTCGAGATAGTCCAGATAGCCTTCCTTGTCCGCATCGATGAAAAGCAGATCGATGTTGTCCTTCACGGTCGCGACCGTCTCATGAGCATCACCTTCTACGAGCGTGATCAACTCGTCGACTCCTGCTTTCTTGAAGTTCTGCCGCGCCTCGGCCGCACGTCGGGCGTCGATCTCGAAGGTGGTAAGCTTGCCGCCCGTCGCCTTCAAGGCCAGGCCGAGCCAGATTCCCGAGTAACCAACCGAGGTTCCGATCTCGACCACGTGCTTGGCTCCGATAGCCTCGGTCAGCAGGCGGAGCAAACGGCCATCTTCCATGGGTACGCTCATGCCTCCCGGCACCGGCTTCTTGTTGAGTTCGGTCAACACGTCGAGGATTCTCTTCTCGGCGTCGTCCTTGGGTATCGGTGATGCCTCGGCACTCTCGCCACGCCACCCCGGTGGCGCGCCGCCGGGCCCTCGACCGGGGCGTCTCATCCCGCTCATATCCGGCGGGCCGCCTTCGGCGAACGCCGGCAGAAGTTCGTCGGGCGTCAGATCTCCGTCGTTGTTACGATCGAGCTTGGCCAGCGCGGCAACGGCTCCTTCCCTTTCCGCGGCCGAGATAATCCCGTCCTTGTCCGCATCCAGTACCTCGATCACAGGGCTCGGCGGCGGTAGCGCGAAGTCCGTTCTGCCGCGTGCCGTCCGCGCATCCGGCCTTCTCATCTGCTGGGCCGCCGCGAAGCCCACCGCGCAAGCCGCCACCGCCGCGGCTGCAAGAGCCAATCTGATTCTCATTGTTGAGACTCCTTCATTCTTGTCTGACTTGCCTTCCTGCGGCGGGGTTGCCCCGCGTCACCCCAATGCGTGTGCATCCTGCAAGTCGGTCTGTTTGCCGCAAGCCCGCCAATGCGCGGACCATCGCACATTGTAAACCGATGCCGTCTGCCCCGTAACAGGAGCAGATCGGCATCGGCCTTCCTGTGTTCTCAAAGCTGCGGTCCCTCCGCGGCCCGCTTTTCGTTACTCAGCATCCGCAGGCGGCGGTGGAGGAGGTCCAAATCGGCAGCCGCCATGGCCACCAGGCCCCATCCCGTGACCTCGCCCCGGAGGAGGAGGAGGAGGAGGCGGCGGCGGAGCTGCCGCGGCTTCATCCTTGTCGATGTTCCCATCGCCGCTCGTGTCAATCTTTGCGAAGACCTCCTTCATCTGTGCCGTCATCGGCGCCGTGAATTCCTCCAGGGTCACATAGCCGTCTCCATTCGCATCCAAGCGCATGATGTGATCACCGGCCTGGGGTTTCTCGCCGTCCTTTGGGGGTTCCGGGGGCACCGGTCGCAGTTCCTTGGCCGTCAACACTCCGTCGCCGTCGGCATCCAACGTCAGCAATGCCGCTTTCGCGCCATCAATTTCGGCTGCCGAGAGTTCACCGTTCTTGTCTGCGTCCAAGACCGCCATAATGGGCATAGGCGGATGACCGCCACAGAACATTGGTTTGGCTGGTTCATCGCTCGATAAGCCCTTGCCCTTCACGGCCCCGTGCTTGCCCTGTCCGGCGATGGCCCAGCCGATCAGGCAGACGGTAATCAGTGCTCCCATAAACGCGATTTTGGTCTTCATTGCTGCTTCTCCGTTTTGGATTCCTGCTCTTGCCCCACGGACGCTCCGCGCGGCTATTCATGGAAACGCAAAAGGTAAGGCTTTTTCTACGGGTGCTCCTATGAAAATCGCCCCTGATCGCAACTTCCGACGCTCCCAGGCGTTACAATTTGTGGAGAAACGCCGGTTGGGCAAGTGCGACTCGGTCCATATGAAGCGAGGGCACCGACCTGTCTCTCTATACGGGCCCGTCTGAGGGGCAAGCAGGTATGACCAGCGAGCAGAAGACAACGAAAAGCCGTATCGAGCGAGTACGAGCCGGAGACCTTCAAGCTCTCGTTGCGGCATTCGAGGAGTATCGCCCCCGACTGGCCAAGACGGTTCTCTTCCGGTTGGATCAGCGCCTTGCCGGACGGCTGGACCCCGATGACGTTCTCCAGGAAGCCTACATCAGCGCTGCCCAGCGTTTTGGGCATGTCGAAGGCGATGATGAATCGGCGCTGTTCATTTGGCTTCGGATGATTGTCCTACAGACGCTCGCCGAGCTTCACCGGCGACACCTCGGCGCGCAAAAGCGCGACGCCGGCCGCGAAATCCCCCTGCATCAAGGGGCATCCTCCGAGTCAACCTGTCTGTCGATGACCAGGCATCTGGCGGCCGGCGTGACCTCGCCTTCCCTCGCGTTGCGCCGGTCGGAGTTTTGTGAACAACTGCATCATGCTCTCGATCAGATGGACTCCATCGATCGGGAAGTGCTGGCATTGCGTCATTTTGAGGAGCTCACGAACCAGGAGGTCGCGGAAGTACTGGGCATTCAACAAAAGGCCGCGAGCATTCGATACGTTCGCGCCTTGCGCCGGCTCAAAGCCATTTTGGACGAATTGTCCGGCGTGAATCCTTGGGCCTGATGCGGCGACCTTCGACGAGGCCGGCGCGCGAGACGACGGAACCGAATTATGAACGAGAACGATAGCGAACGAGATCCCCTGGAGATGCTCGCGGCCGAATTCACCGAGCGGTTTCGGCGCGGCGAGCAGCCCTCTGCGGAAGAATACGCCTTGCGGTGTCCGGAGATGGCCGGTGACATCCGTGAGCTGTTCTCCATGATTGTCCGCGTCGAGCAGGCCAAGACGACCGGCTCCGGACGATCTCGCTCCGAAGCGATCGGCAACCAACCGGCGCCGCGACAGCTCGGGGACTTTCGTATTGTCCGCGAACTCGGTCGTGGCGGAATGGGGGTCGTCTATGAGGCTGAGCAGGAATCGCTTGGACGACGCGTGGCCATCAAGGTTCTTCCGTCGGAGTACCTGTCCAGCCAATCTCGCCGCGAGCGTTTTGAACGCGAGGCGAGAACCGCCGCACGGTTGCACCACACCAATATCGTCCAGATCTTCGGCGTGGGACAACACGACGGCCGTCCCTATTTCGTGATGCAGTATATCCGCGGCGTCGGGCTCGATGCGGTTTTCCGGAGTCTGGCCACTCGGAACATGATCGCCCGCTCAAGCGATAATCAGCAAGCCGGTCCGAACCTGGCCGGCTCGGACCTTGTCCAGGTGGCGAGGGAGCTGCTCGACTCGCGGACCATGACGGATTCGACAGACCGTGAGACGAAACCGGCACAGAGCGGCCCGCATGCATATCCGACCGCGCCGACGGCCCAATCATCGGCATACCCGCTCGTCTCGTCGGTCGGTGCGCCTGCCGGACATGGCGGCAACGGCTCGTCGCGTTCGTTCTTTTCCGGCCCGATGGGCTACTGGAACAACCTCGCCCGACTCTTCGCCCAGGCGGCCGATGCGCTTTCGTTTGCGCACCGACAAGGCGTCCTTCACCGCGACGTCAAACCTGCAAACCTCCTGCTCGACGCGGACGGCATGTTATGGGTGACCGACTTCGGCCTGGCCAAGACCGAGGATTTCGCCGAGCTCACAAAGGCGGATGACGTCGTGGGCACACTGAGATACATGGCCCCCGAACAACACGAACACCGCTGTGACGAGCGCAGCGACGTCTACGGGCTGGGCGTCAGTCTCTATGAATTGGCGACGCTTCGACCGGCGTTTGTCGAAAAAGGCGGAGGGCTCAAGGCGATTCTTTCAGAACCGCTGTTTCCGCCGCGCCGGCTGTGCCCGACCATGCCTCGAGACCTGGAGACGATCATTCTCAAAGCCACCGCCCGCGAGCCGGAGC
This window of the Phycisphaerae bacterium genome carries:
- a CDS encoding VCBS repeat-containing protein; amino-acid sequence: MKQAQASYRPSSQALGGVRRFLFPAMLSIAFGCASTGRDALSAWPLHVIDNSSAGADGVRLADVNGDRLPDVAAAWEEGGLIRVYLHPGTRAARRPWPAVTVGQVSSPEDAVFADLDGDGAFDVVSCCEGKEKTVFLHWAPRERSRYLDPTAWKTEGLPASKGVCQWMFCLPMQVDGCNGIDLVVGGKNDGAGIGWFEAPNEARDLNAWKWHPLYDAGWIMSLIAEDMDGDGDLDIVASDRKGTSRGCLWIENPGHDHARLGRWPVHRIGLGDREYMFLTVADLDADGLRDVLAATAGGELVYYRRAAAGPPEWESYTIRLPADAGTGKGVGIADVDGDGRTDIVFSCEQSRGKRGLMWMKYANSPAEQNWTAFDIAGLSGTKFDLVQPVDLDGDGDLDVMTTEETERLGVIWYENPFSGS
- a CDS encoding sigma-70 family RNA polymerase sigma factor, with amino-acid sequence MTSEQKTTKSRIERVRAGDLQALVAAFEEYRPRLAKTVLFRLDQRLAGRLDPDDVLQEAYISAAQRFGHVEGDDESALFIWLRMIVLQTLAELHRRHLGAQKRDAGREIPLHQGASSESTCLSMTRHLAAGVTSPSLALRRSEFCEQLHHALDQMDSIDREVLALRHFEELTNQEVAEVLGIQQKAASIRYVRALRRLKAILDELSGVNPWA
- a CDS encoding protein-L-isoaspartate(D-aspartate) O-methyltransferase codes for the protein MHDWMLEDYRASRRQMIDEQIRGRGIEDPRVLAAMEEVPRELFVPPDKRDAAFSDAALPIACGQTISQPYIVAYMTVCLEVEPHHRVLEVGTGSGYQTAVLARLAGEVYTIERVGPLLLAAKSLLDSLGVRNVHYLRGDGSLGWPEFAPFDRIMVTAAAPRVPEALVRQLSEGGRLVIPVGGHSQQTLTQVRIENGRVIETPGLPVRFVKLVGDQAWSTNTPPSEEE
- a CDS encoding class I SAM-dependent methyltransferase; the protein is MRIRLALAAAAVAACAVGFAAAQQMRRPDARTARGRTDFALPPPSPVIEVLDADKDGIISAAEREGAVAALAKLDRNNDGDLTPDELLPAFAEGGPPDMSGMRRPGRGPGGAPPGWRGESAEASPIPKDDAEKRILDVLTELNKKPVPGGMSVPMEDGRLLRLLTEAIGAKHVVEIGTSVGYSGIWLGLALKATGGKLTTFEIDARRAAEARQNFKKAGVDELITLVEGDAHETVATVKDNIDLLFIDADKEGYLDYLEKLLPLVRPGGLIVAHNIKPGQGDPGYLKAVTTDPKLETLFLHSEGAGVGVTLKKR
- a CDS encoding EF-hand domain-containing protein, which codes for MKTKIAFMGALITVCLIGWAIAGQGKHGAVKGKGLSSDEPAKPMFCGGHPPMPIMAVLDADKNGELSAAEIDGAKAALLTLDADGDGVLTAKELRPVPPEPPKDGEKPQAGDHIMRLDANGDGYVTLEEFTAPMTAQMKEVFAKIDTSGDGNIDKDEAAAAPPPPPPPPPPGRGHGMGPGGHGGCRFGPPPPPPADAE